Proteins from a genomic interval of Thermus neutrinimicus:
- a CDS encoding valine--tRNA ligase produces MDLPKAYDPKTVEPKWAEKWASNPFVANPKSGKPPFVIFMPPPNVTGSLHMGHALDNSLQDALIRYKRMQGYEAVWLPGTDHAGIATQVVVERLLLKEGKTRHDLGREAFLKRVWEWKEESGGTILKQLKRLGASADWSREAFTMDEARSKAVRYAFSRYYHEGLAYRAPRLVNWCPRCETTLSDLEVESEPTPGKLYTLAYEVEGGEHIAIATVRPETVFADQAIAVHPEDERYRHLIGKKARIPLTGVWIPILADSAVEREFGTGALKVTPAHDPLDYEIGERHGLEAVSVINLEGRMEGERVPAALLGLDRFEARKKAVELFREAGHLLKEEDYTIQMATCSRCGTPLEYAIFPQWWLSMKPLAEKVIRGLERDEIAFVPERWKRVNLDWLRNVRDWNISRQLWWGHQIPAWYCQDCGAVNVPHPERYLKDPSACEACGSQNLKRDEDVFDTWFSSALWPLSTLGWPEETEDLEAFYPGDVLVTGYDILFLWVSRMEVSGYHFRGERPFKTVLLHGLVLDEKGQKMSKSKGNVIDPLEMVERYGADALRFALTYLATGGQDIRLDLRWLEMARNFANKLYNAARFVLLSREAFQATSQEPTLADRFMQSRLSRGVAEITRLYEALDLAQAAREVYELVWSEFCDWYLEASKPALRAGNAYTLRTLEETLATLLKLLHPIMPFLTSELYQALTGKEELALEAWPQPKATDEEALARFEALKQAVTAVRALKAEAGLPLAQEVGVYLEGETGPVVENLEVFRFLARAELLPERPHRALVKAMPKVTVRMPLEGLLDVEEWRRRQEKRLQELLALAERSQKKLSAPGFREKAPKEVVEAEEERLRENLTQIERIREALSQIG; encoded by the coding sequence ATGGACCTACCCAAGGCCTACGACCCCAAGACCGTGGAGCCCAAATGGGCGGAGAAATGGGCCAGCAACCCCTTTGTGGCCAATCCCAAAAGCGGCAAACCCCCCTTCGTCATCTTCATGCCGCCCCCCAACGTGACCGGAAGCCTGCACATGGGCCATGCCCTGGACAACTCCCTCCAGGACGCCCTCATCCGCTACAAGCGCATGCAGGGGTACGAAGCCGTGTGGCTTCCCGGCACCGACCATGCGGGCATCGCCACCCAGGTGGTGGTGGAAAGGCTTCTCCTGAAAGAGGGCAAGACCCGGCATGACCTGGGACGGGAGGCCTTTCTGAAGCGGGTTTGGGAGTGGAAGGAGGAATCGGGGGGTACTATCCTGAAGCAGCTCAAACGCCTGGGGGCCAGCGCCGACTGGAGCCGGGAGGCCTTCACCATGGACGAGGCCCGCTCCAAGGCGGTGCGCTACGCCTTTAGCCGCTACTACCACGAGGGCCTGGCCTACCGCGCCCCTCGCTTGGTCAACTGGTGCCCGCGGTGCGAGACCACGCTTTCGGACCTGGAGGTGGAAAGCGAGCCCACCCCGGGCAAGCTCTACACCCTGGCCTACGAGGTGGAGGGAGGGGAACACATCGCCATCGCCACCGTGAGGCCGGAGACCGTCTTTGCTGACCAGGCCATCGCCGTCCACCCCGAGGACGAGCGCTACCGCCACCTTATCGGCAAAAAGGCCCGCATCCCCCTCACAGGGGTGTGGATCCCCATCCTGGCGGACAGCGCCGTGGAGCGGGAGTTCGGCACGGGGGCCCTCAAGGTGACCCCAGCCCACGACCCCTTGGACTACGAGATCGGGGAAAGGCACGGACTGGAAGCGGTCTCCGTCATCAACCTGGAAGGGCGCATGGAAGGGGAAAGGGTGCCGGCAGCCCTCTTGGGCCTGGACCGGTTTGAGGCCCGGAAGAAGGCGGTGGAGCTCTTCCGGGAGGCAGGCCATCTCCTGAAAGAAGAGGACTACACCATCCAGATGGCCACCTGCTCCCGCTGCGGCACCCCCTTGGAGTACGCCATCTTCCCCCAGTGGTGGCTTTCCATGAAGCCCCTGGCAGAAAAGGTGATAAGGGGCCTGGAACGGGATGAGATCGCCTTCGTGCCCGAGCGGTGGAAGAGGGTCAACCTGGACTGGTTGCGAAACGTTCGGGACTGGAACATCTCCCGTCAGCTCTGGTGGGGGCACCAGATCCCCGCCTGGTACTGCCAGGATTGCGGGGCGGTCAACGTGCCCCACCCCGAGCGCTACCTGAAGGACCCCAGCGCTTGCGAGGCCTGCGGAAGCCAAAACCTAAAGCGGGACGAGGACGTCTTTGACACCTGGTTTTCCTCAGCCCTCTGGCCCCTTTCCACCCTGGGTTGGCCCGAGGAGACGGAGGACCTCGAGGCCTTCTACCCCGGGGACGTCCTGGTCACGGGATACGACATCCTCTTCCTATGGGTAAGCCGCATGGAGGTTTCCGGTTACCACTTCCGGGGGGAGAGGCCCTTCAAGACCGTGCTCCTCCACGGCCTCGTCCTGGACGAGAAGGGGCAGAAGATGTCCAAATCCAAGGGGAACGTCATCGACCCCTTGGAGATGGTGGAGCGCTACGGGGCGGACGCCCTGCGCTTCGCCCTCACCTATCTGGCCACGGGGGGCCAGGACATTAGGCTGGACCTCCGCTGGCTGGAAATGGCCCGGAACTTCGCCAACAAGCTCTATAACGCCGCCCGTTTCGTGCTCCTGAGCCGGGAGGCCTTCCAGGCCACATCCCAAGAGCCCACCCTGGCCGACCGCTTCATGCAAAGCCGCTTAAGCCGGGGTGTGGCGGAAATAACCCGCCTCTACGAGGCCCTGGACCTAGCCCAGGCGGCCCGGGAGGTGTACGAGCTGGTCTGGAGCGAGTTCTGCGACTGGTACCTGGAGGCCAGCAAGCCGGCCCTAAGGGCAGGGAATGCCTATACCCTACGGACCCTCGAGGAAACCCTCGCCACCCTCCTCAAGCTCCTCCACCCCATCATGCCCTTCCTTACCAGCGAGCTCTACCAGGCCCTCACGGGCAAGGAGGAACTGGCCCTCGAGGCTTGGCCCCAGCCCAAGGCCACGGACGAGGAAGCCCTAGCCCGGTTTGAGGCCCTCAAGCAGGCGGTGACGGCGGTACGGGCCCTAAAGGCCGAGGCCGGGCTTCCCCTGGCCCAGGAGGTGGGGGTCTACCTGGAGGGGGAAACCGGCCCCGTGGTGGAGAACCTCGAGGTCTTCCGCTTCCTGGCCCGGGCGGAGCTGTTACCCGAGCGGCCCCATAGGGCTCTGGTGAAGGCCATGCCCAAGGTGACGGTGCGCATGCCCTTGGAGGGGCTTCTGGACGTGGAGGAGTGGAGGCGCCGGCAGGAAAAGCGCCTGCAAGAACTCCTGGCCCTGGCGGAAAGGAGCCAGAAAAAGCTTTCCGCCCCCGGTTTCCGGGAGAAGGCCCCCAAGGAGGTGGTGGAAGCCGAGGAGGAAAGGCTTAGGGAAAACCTGACCCAAATAGAGCGCATCCGGGAGGCCCTCAGCCAAATAGGGTGA